Proteins from a genomic interval of Zingiber officinale cultivar Zhangliang chromosome 2A, Zo_v1.1, whole genome shotgun sequence:
- the LOC122042849 gene encoding transcription factor TGA2.1-like isoform X5, whose product MTMRIVEFLLVCLSVPEKNQLLFSKSSSLMEGGEIWMENYRVGEAEPLTRALPDGAQSAITPASVKFFDQEAAAYFGQLEEDLVQGVEYMRETEDRNSALFWRRPPTLEIFPSWPMRESLQSARSTDSGSAQNTESHLEMESQTLGRTCSDCLADHQLSNLEDKGKMTDSSARKDGRVLDAKTLRRLAQNREAAKKSRLRKKAYVQQLEFSRIKLHQTEQELERARSQGLLAVAAGRSNEATDSVSGTAAAAFDVEYGRWQEEECRRMGELRAAVQARFPDVSLGVMLDEWVAHYDKLFQLKAGVARADPIHLLNGAWRTPAERCFLWIGGFRPSELLKMVVPVVDPLTEQQVIAMYNLQLSSHQAEEALSLGLHQLQRSLAETVACGGGGAAASLSVDVGIYTSFMGIALGQLANLEGFIRQADNLRQQTLHQLRCNLTMRQATQCFLSIGEYYARLRALSSLWISRPRENLIGNDSVGSTSTGSLKIAYRSQHNHFSTY is encoded by the exons ATGACCATGAGAATTGTCGAATTCTTGCTTGTTTGTCTCTCTGTGCCTGAAAAGAATCAGTTGCTATTTTCCAAGAGCTCATCtctcatg GAAGGAGGAGAGATTTGGATGGAAAATTACAGAGTTGGTGAAGCTGAACCTTTAACCAGGGCTCTTCCTGATGGAGCTCAGAGCGCCATAACTCCAGCTTCAGTTAAATTCTT TGATCAGGAAGCAGCTGCCTACTTTGGGCAATTGGAGGAGGATCTGGTGCAGGGAGTAGAATACATGAGAGAAACTGAAGACAGAAACT CAGCTTTGTTCTGGAGAAGACCCCCAACCCTAGAGatcttcccttcgtggccaatGAGA GAAAGTTTACAGTCAGCAAGAAGCACTGATTCTGGCTCAGCTCAAAACACAGAGTCTCATCTGGAAATGGAATCGCAAACTTTAGGAAGGACTTGCTCAGACTGTTTGGCTGATCACCAACTCTCAAACCTAGAAGACAAG GGGAAAATGACCGATTCTTCTGCAAGAAAAGATGGGCGAGTTCTTGATGCCAAG ACGCTAAGGCGTTTGGCTCAGAACAGGGAGGCAGCGAAGAAGAGCCGgttgaggaagaag GCGTATGTGCAGCAACTGGAGTTCAGTAGAATTAAGCTTCATCAGACAGAGCAAGAGCTCGAGAGAGCAAGATCGCAG GGTCTCTTAGCAGTTGCAGCAGGCAGATCAAATGAAGCTACCGATTCCG TTTCAGGTACTGCTGCTGCTGCGTTCGACGTGGAGTACGGGCGGTGGCAGGAGGAGGAATGCCGGCGGATGGGGGAGCTCCGGGCGGCGGTGCAGGCTCGGTTTCCCGATGTGAGTCTAGGCGTGATGTTGGATGAGTGGGTGGCGCACTACGACAAGCTGTTCCAGTTGAAGGCAGGCGTGGCGAGGGCCGACCCGATCCACCTCTTGAACGGAGCTTGGAGGACTCCGGCGGAGCGCTGCTTTCTCTGGATCGGTGGTTTCCGGCCTTCTGAACTTCTCAAA ATGGTGGTGCCTGTGGTGGATCCGTTGACGGAGCAGCAGGTGATTGCGATGTACAACCTGCAGCTGTCGTCGCATCAAGCGGAGGAGGCTCTGTCGCTGGGACTCCACCAGCTCCAGCGCTCCTTAGCAGAGACGGTGGCCTGCGGGGGCGGCGGTGCGGCTGCTTCCCTCAGCGTCGATGTCGGCATTTACACGAGCTTCATGGGTATCGCATTAGGACAGCTGGCAAACCTCGAAGGATTCATCCgccag GCTGACAATTTGAGACAGCAAACATTGCATCAACTGCGTTGCAATCTAACCATGAGACAGGCAACACAGTGTTTCCTTTCAATCGGAGAGTATTATGCTCGTCTACGTGCTCTTAGCTCACTGTGGATTTCTCGTCCTCGAGA GAACTTGATAGGAAATGATAGTGTTGGCTCTACCTCAACAGGTAGCCTGAAAATTGCTTATCGTTCACAGCACAATCATTTCTCAACCTATTGA
- the LOC122042849 gene encoding transcription factor TGA2.1-like isoform X4: protein MTMRIVEFLLVCLSVPEKNQLLFSKSSSLMVFHMVQEGGEIWMENYRVGEAEPLTRALPDGAQSAITPASVKFFDQEAAAYFGQLEEDLVQGVEYMRETEDRNSALFWRRPPTLEIFPSWPMRESLQSARSTDSGSAQNTESHLEMESQTLGRTCSDCLADHQLSNLEDKGKMTDSSARKDGRVLDAKTLRRLAQNREAAKKSRLRKKAYVQQLEFSRIKLHQTEQELERARSQGLLAVAAGRSNEATDSGTAAAAFDVEYGRWQEEECRRMGELRAAVQARFPDVSLGVMLDEWVAHYDKLFQLKAGVARADPIHLLNGAWRTPAERCFLWIGGFRPSELLKMVVPVVDPLTEQQVIAMYNLQLSSHQAEEALSLGLHQLQRSLAETVACGGGGAAASLSVDVGIYTSFMGIALGQLANLEGFIRQADNLRQQTLHQLRCNLTMRQATQCFLSIGEYYARLRALSSLWISRPRENLIGNDSVGSTSTGSLKIAYRSQHNHFSTY, encoded by the exons ATGACCATGAGAATTGTCGAATTCTTGCTTGTTTGTCTCTCTGTGCCTGAAAAGAATCAGTTGCTATTTTCCAAGAGCTCATCtctcatggtg TTTCATATGGTGCAGGAAGGAGGAGAGATTTGGATGGAAAATTACAGAGTTGGTGAAGCTGAACCTTTAACCAGGGCTCTTCCTGATGGAGCTCAGAGCGCCATAACTCCAGCTTCAGTTAAATTCTT TGATCAGGAAGCAGCTGCCTACTTTGGGCAATTGGAGGAGGATCTGGTGCAGGGAGTAGAATACATGAGAGAAACTGAAGACAGAAACT CAGCTTTGTTCTGGAGAAGACCCCCAACCCTAGAGatcttcccttcgtggccaatGAGA GAAAGTTTACAGTCAGCAAGAAGCACTGATTCTGGCTCAGCTCAAAACACAGAGTCTCATCTGGAAATGGAATCGCAAACTTTAGGAAGGACTTGCTCAGACTGTTTGGCTGATCACCAACTCTCAAACCTAGAAGACAAG GGGAAAATGACCGATTCTTCTGCAAGAAAAGATGGGCGAGTTCTTGATGCCAAG ACGCTAAGGCGTTTGGCTCAGAACAGGGAGGCAGCGAAGAAGAGCCGgttgaggaagaag GCGTATGTGCAGCAACTGGAGTTCAGTAGAATTAAGCTTCATCAGACAGAGCAAGAGCTCGAGAGAGCAAGATCGCAG GGTCTCTTAGCAGTTGCAGCAGGCAGATCAAATGAAGCTACCGATTCCG GTACTGCTGCTGCTGCGTTCGACGTGGAGTACGGGCGGTGGCAGGAGGAGGAATGCCGGCGGATGGGGGAGCTCCGGGCGGCGGTGCAGGCTCGGTTTCCCGATGTGAGTCTAGGCGTGATGTTGGATGAGTGGGTGGCGCACTACGACAAGCTGTTCCAGTTGAAGGCAGGCGTGGCGAGGGCCGACCCGATCCACCTCTTGAACGGAGCTTGGAGGACTCCGGCGGAGCGCTGCTTTCTCTGGATCGGTGGTTTCCGGCCTTCTGAACTTCTCAAA ATGGTGGTGCCTGTGGTGGATCCGTTGACGGAGCAGCAGGTGATTGCGATGTACAACCTGCAGCTGTCGTCGCATCAAGCGGAGGAGGCTCTGTCGCTGGGACTCCACCAGCTCCAGCGCTCCTTAGCAGAGACGGTGGCCTGCGGGGGCGGCGGTGCGGCTGCTTCCCTCAGCGTCGATGTCGGCATTTACACGAGCTTCATGGGTATCGCATTAGGACAGCTGGCAAACCTCGAAGGATTCATCCgccag GCTGACAATTTGAGACAGCAAACATTGCATCAACTGCGTTGCAATCTAACCATGAGACAGGCAACACAGTGTTTCCTTTCAATCGGAGAGTATTATGCTCGTCTACGTGCTCTTAGCTCACTGTGGATTTCTCGTCCTCGAGA GAACTTGATAGGAAATGATAGTGTTGGCTCTACCTCAACAGGTAGCCTGAAAATTGCTTATCGTTCACAGCACAATCATTTCTCAACCTATTGA
- the LOC122042849 gene encoding transcription factor TGA2.2-like isoform X7, whose product MTMRIVEFLLVCLSVPEKNQLLFSKSSSLMVFHMVQEGGEIWMENYRVGEAEPLTRALPDGAQSAITPASVKFFDQEAAAYFGQLEEDLVQGVEYMRETEDRNSALFWRRPPTLEIFPSWPMRESLQSARSTDSGSAQNTESHLEMESQTLGRTCSDCLADHQLSNLEDKGKMTDSSARKDGRVLDAKAYVQQLEFSRIKLHQTEQELERARSQGLLAVAAGRSNEATDSGTAAAAFDVEYGRWQEEECRRMGELRAAVQARFPDVSLGVMLDEWVAHYDKLFQLKAGVARADPIHLLNGAWRTPAERCFLWIGGFRPSELLKMVVPVVDPLTEQQVIAMYNLQLSSHQAEEALSLGLHQLQRSLAETVACGGGGAAASLSVDVGIYTSFMGIALGQLANLEGFIRQADNLRQQTLHQLRCNLTMRQATQCFLSIGEYYARLRALSSLWISRPRENLIGNDSVGSTSTGSLKIAYRSQHNHFSTY is encoded by the exons ATGACCATGAGAATTGTCGAATTCTTGCTTGTTTGTCTCTCTGTGCCTGAAAAGAATCAGTTGCTATTTTCCAAGAGCTCATCtctcatggtg TTTCATATGGTGCAGGAAGGAGGAGAGATTTGGATGGAAAATTACAGAGTTGGTGAAGCTGAACCTTTAACCAGGGCTCTTCCTGATGGAGCTCAGAGCGCCATAACTCCAGCTTCAGTTAAATTCTT TGATCAGGAAGCAGCTGCCTACTTTGGGCAATTGGAGGAGGATCTGGTGCAGGGAGTAGAATACATGAGAGAAACTGAAGACAGAAACT CAGCTTTGTTCTGGAGAAGACCCCCAACCCTAGAGatcttcccttcgtggccaatGAGA GAAAGTTTACAGTCAGCAAGAAGCACTGATTCTGGCTCAGCTCAAAACACAGAGTCTCATCTGGAAATGGAATCGCAAACTTTAGGAAGGACTTGCTCAGACTGTTTGGCTGATCACCAACTCTCAAACCTAGAAGACAAG GGGAAAATGACCGATTCTTCTGCAAGAAAAGATGGGCGAGTTCTTGATGCCAAG GCGTATGTGCAGCAACTGGAGTTCAGTAGAATTAAGCTTCATCAGACAGAGCAAGAGCTCGAGAGAGCAAGATCGCAG GGTCTCTTAGCAGTTGCAGCAGGCAGATCAAATGAAGCTACCGATTCCG GTACTGCTGCTGCTGCGTTCGACGTGGAGTACGGGCGGTGGCAGGAGGAGGAATGCCGGCGGATGGGGGAGCTCCGGGCGGCGGTGCAGGCTCGGTTTCCCGATGTGAGTCTAGGCGTGATGTTGGATGAGTGGGTGGCGCACTACGACAAGCTGTTCCAGTTGAAGGCAGGCGTGGCGAGGGCCGACCCGATCCACCTCTTGAACGGAGCTTGGAGGACTCCGGCGGAGCGCTGCTTTCTCTGGATCGGTGGTTTCCGGCCTTCTGAACTTCTCAAA ATGGTGGTGCCTGTGGTGGATCCGTTGACGGAGCAGCAGGTGATTGCGATGTACAACCTGCAGCTGTCGTCGCATCAAGCGGAGGAGGCTCTGTCGCTGGGACTCCACCAGCTCCAGCGCTCCTTAGCAGAGACGGTGGCCTGCGGGGGCGGCGGTGCGGCTGCTTCCCTCAGCGTCGATGTCGGCATTTACACGAGCTTCATGGGTATCGCATTAGGACAGCTGGCAAACCTCGAAGGATTCATCCgccag GCTGACAATTTGAGACAGCAAACATTGCATCAACTGCGTTGCAATCTAACCATGAGACAGGCAACACAGTGTTTCCTTTCAATCGGAGAGTATTATGCTCGTCTACGTGCTCTTAGCTCACTGTGGATTTCTCGTCCTCGAGA GAACTTGATAGGAAATGATAGTGTTGGCTCTACCTCAACAGGTAGCCTGAAAATTGCTTATCGTTCACAGCACAATCATTTCTCAACCTATTGA
- the LOC122042849 gene encoding transcription factor TGA2.1-like isoform X2: MTMRIVEFLLVCLSVPEKNQLLFSKSSSLMFHMVQEGGEIWMENYRVGEAEPLTRALPDGAQSAITPASVKFFDQEAAAYFGQLEEDLVQGVEYMRETEDRNSALFWRRPPTLEIFPSWPMRESLQSARSTDSGSAQNTESHLEMESQTLGRTCSDCLADHQLSNLEDKGKMTDSSARKDGRVLDAKTLRRLAQNREAAKKSRLRKKAYVQQLEFSRIKLHQTEQELERARSQGLLAVAAGRSNEATDSVSGTAAAAFDVEYGRWQEEECRRMGELRAAVQARFPDVSLGVMLDEWVAHYDKLFQLKAGVARADPIHLLNGAWRTPAERCFLWIGGFRPSELLKMVVPVVDPLTEQQVIAMYNLQLSSHQAEEALSLGLHQLQRSLAETVACGGGGAAASLSVDVGIYTSFMGIALGQLANLEGFIRQADNLRQQTLHQLRCNLTMRQATQCFLSIGEYYARLRALSSLWISRPRENLIGNDSVGSTSTGSLKIAYRSQHNHFSTY; encoded by the exons ATGACCATGAGAATTGTCGAATTCTTGCTTGTTTGTCTCTCTGTGCCTGAAAAGAATCAGTTGCTATTTTCCAAGAGCTCATCtctcatg TTTCATATGGTGCAGGAAGGAGGAGAGATTTGGATGGAAAATTACAGAGTTGGTGAAGCTGAACCTTTAACCAGGGCTCTTCCTGATGGAGCTCAGAGCGCCATAACTCCAGCTTCAGTTAAATTCTT TGATCAGGAAGCAGCTGCCTACTTTGGGCAATTGGAGGAGGATCTGGTGCAGGGAGTAGAATACATGAGAGAAACTGAAGACAGAAACT CAGCTTTGTTCTGGAGAAGACCCCCAACCCTAGAGatcttcccttcgtggccaatGAGA GAAAGTTTACAGTCAGCAAGAAGCACTGATTCTGGCTCAGCTCAAAACACAGAGTCTCATCTGGAAATGGAATCGCAAACTTTAGGAAGGACTTGCTCAGACTGTTTGGCTGATCACCAACTCTCAAACCTAGAAGACAAG GGGAAAATGACCGATTCTTCTGCAAGAAAAGATGGGCGAGTTCTTGATGCCAAG ACGCTAAGGCGTTTGGCTCAGAACAGGGAGGCAGCGAAGAAGAGCCGgttgaggaagaag GCGTATGTGCAGCAACTGGAGTTCAGTAGAATTAAGCTTCATCAGACAGAGCAAGAGCTCGAGAGAGCAAGATCGCAG GGTCTCTTAGCAGTTGCAGCAGGCAGATCAAATGAAGCTACCGATTCCG TTTCAGGTACTGCTGCTGCTGCGTTCGACGTGGAGTACGGGCGGTGGCAGGAGGAGGAATGCCGGCGGATGGGGGAGCTCCGGGCGGCGGTGCAGGCTCGGTTTCCCGATGTGAGTCTAGGCGTGATGTTGGATGAGTGGGTGGCGCACTACGACAAGCTGTTCCAGTTGAAGGCAGGCGTGGCGAGGGCCGACCCGATCCACCTCTTGAACGGAGCTTGGAGGACTCCGGCGGAGCGCTGCTTTCTCTGGATCGGTGGTTTCCGGCCTTCTGAACTTCTCAAA ATGGTGGTGCCTGTGGTGGATCCGTTGACGGAGCAGCAGGTGATTGCGATGTACAACCTGCAGCTGTCGTCGCATCAAGCGGAGGAGGCTCTGTCGCTGGGACTCCACCAGCTCCAGCGCTCCTTAGCAGAGACGGTGGCCTGCGGGGGCGGCGGTGCGGCTGCTTCCCTCAGCGTCGATGTCGGCATTTACACGAGCTTCATGGGTATCGCATTAGGACAGCTGGCAAACCTCGAAGGATTCATCCgccag GCTGACAATTTGAGACAGCAAACATTGCATCAACTGCGTTGCAATCTAACCATGAGACAGGCAACACAGTGTTTCCTTTCAATCGGAGAGTATTATGCTCGTCTACGTGCTCTTAGCTCACTGTGGATTTCTCGTCCTCGAGA GAACTTGATAGGAAATGATAGTGTTGGCTCTACCTCAACAGGTAGCCTGAAAATTGCTTATCGTTCACAGCACAATCATTTCTCAACCTATTGA
- the LOC122042849 gene encoding transcription factor TGA2.2-like isoform X6 produces MTMRIVEFLLVCLSVPEKNQLLFSKSSSLMVFHMVQEGGEIWMENYRVGEAEPLTRALPDGAQSAITPASVKFFDQEAAAYFGQLEEDLVQGVEYMRETEDRNSALFWRRPPTLEIFPSWPMRESLQSARSTDSGSAQNTESHLEMESQTLGRTCSDCLADHQLSNLEDKGKMTDSSARKDGRVLDAKAYVQQLEFSRIKLHQTEQELERARSQGLLAVAAGRSNEATDSVSGTAAAAFDVEYGRWQEEECRRMGELRAAVQARFPDVSLGVMLDEWVAHYDKLFQLKAGVARADPIHLLNGAWRTPAERCFLWIGGFRPSELLKMVVPVVDPLTEQQVIAMYNLQLSSHQAEEALSLGLHQLQRSLAETVACGGGGAAASLSVDVGIYTSFMGIALGQLANLEGFIRQADNLRQQTLHQLRCNLTMRQATQCFLSIGEYYARLRALSSLWISRPRENLIGNDSVGSTSTGSLKIAYRSQHNHFSTY; encoded by the exons ATGACCATGAGAATTGTCGAATTCTTGCTTGTTTGTCTCTCTGTGCCTGAAAAGAATCAGTTGCTATTTTCCAAGAGCTCATCtctcatggtg TTTCATATGGTGCAGGAAGGAGGAGAGATTTGGATGGAAAATTACAGAGTTGGTGAAGCTGAACCTTTAACCAGGGCTCTTCCTGATGGAGCTCAGAGCGCCATAACTCCAGCTTCAGTTAAATTCTT TGATCAGGAAGCAGCTGCCTACTTTGGGCAATTGGAGGAGGATCTGGTGCAGGGAGTAGAATACATGAGAGAAACTGAAGACAGAAACT CAGCTTTGTTCTGGAGAAGACCCCCAACCCTAGAGatcttcccttcgtggccaatGAGA GAAAGTTTACAGTCAGCAAGAAGCACTGATTCTGGCTCAGCTCAAAACACAGAGTCTCATCTGGAAATGGAATCGCAAACTTTAGGAAGGACTTGCTCAGACTGTTTGGCTGATCACCAACTCTCAAACCTAGAAGACAAG GGGAAAATGACCGATTCTTCTGCAAGAAAAGATGGGCGAGTTCTTGATGCCAAG GCGTATGTGCAGCAACTGGAGTTCAGTAGAATTAAGCTTCATCAGACAGAGCAAGAGCTCGAGAGAGCAAGATCGCAG GGTCTCTTAGCAGTTGCAGCAGGCAGATCAAATGAAGCTACCGATTCCG TTTCAGGTACTGCTGCTGCTGCGTTCGACGTGGAGTACGGGCGGTGGCAGGAGGAGGAATGCCGGCGGATGGGGGAGCTCCGGGCGGCGGTGCAGGCTCGGTTTCCCGATGTGAGTCTAGGCGTGATGTTGGATGAGTGGGTGGCGCACTACGACAAGCTGTTCCAGTTGAAGGCAGGCGTGGCGAGGGCCGACCCGATCCACCTCTTGAACGGAGCTTGGAGGACTCCGGCGGAGCGCTGCTTTCTCTGGATCGGTGGTTTCCGGCCTTCTGAACTTCTCAAA ATGGTGGTGCCTGTGGTGGATCCGTTGACGGAGCAGCAGGTGATTGCGATGTACAACCTGCAGCTGTCGTCGCATCAAGCGGAGGAGGCTCTGTCGCTGGGACTCCACCAGCTCCAGCGCTCCTTAGCAGAGACGGTGGCCTGCGGGGGCGGCGGTGCGGCTGCTTCCCTCAGCGTCGATGTCGGCATTTACACGAGCTTCATGGGTATCGCATTAGGACAGCTGGCAAACCTCGAAGGATTCATCCgccag GCTGACAATTTGAGACAGCAAACATTGCATCAACTGCGTTGCAATCTAACCATGAGACAGGCAACACAGTGTTTCCTTTCAATCGGAGAGTATTATGCTCGTCTACGTGCTCTTAGCTCACTGTGGATTTCTCGTCCTCGAGA GAACTTGATAGGAAATGATAGTGTTGGCTCTACCTCAACAGGTAGCCTGAAAATTGCTTATCGTTCACAGCACAATCATTTCTCAACCTATTGA
- the LOC122042849 gene encoding transcription factor TGA2.1-like isoform X1, whose amino-acid sequence MTMRIVEFLLVCLSVPEKNQLLFSKSSSLMVFHMVQEGGEIWMENYRVGEAEPLTRALPDGAQSAITPASVKFFDQEAAAYFGQLEEDLVQGVEYMRETEDRNSALFWRRPPTLEIFPSWPMRESLQSARSTDSGSAQNTESHLEMESQTLGRTCSDCLADHQLSNLEDKGKMTDSSARKDGRVLDAKTLRRLAQNREAAKKSRLRKKAYVQQLEFSRIKLHQTEQELERARSQGLLAVAAGRSNEATDSVSGTAAAAFDVEYGRWQEEECRRMGELRAAVQARFPDVSLGVMLDEWVAHYDKLFQLKAGVARADPIHLLNGAWRTPAERCFLWIGGFRPSELLKMVVPVVDPLTEQQVIAMYNLQLSSHQAEEALSLGLHQLQRSLAETVACGGGGAAASLSVDVGIYTSFMGIALGQLANLEGFIRQADNLRQQTLHQLRCNLTMRQATQCFLSIGEYYARLRALSSLWISRPRENLIGNDSVGSTSTGSLKIAYRSQHNHFSTY is encoded by the exons ATGACCATGAGAATTGTCGAATTCTTGCTTGTTTGTCTCTCTGTGCCTGAAAAGAATCAGTTGCTATTTTCCAAGAGCTCATCtctcatggtg TTTCATATGGTGCAGGAAGGAGGAGAGATTTGGATGGAAAATTACAGAGTTGGTGAAGCTGAACCTTTAACCAGGGCTCTTCCTGATGGAGCTCAGAGCGCCATAACTCCAGCTTCAGTTAAATTCTT TGATCAGGAAGCAGCTGCCTACTTTGGGCAATTGGAGGAGGATCTGGTGCAGGGAGTAGAATACATGAGAGAAACTGAAGACAGAAACT CAGCTTTGTTCTGGAGAAGACCCCCAACCCTAGAGatcttcccttcgtggccaatGAGA GAAAGTTTACAGTCAGCAAGAAGCACTGATTCTGGCTCAGCTCAAAACACAGAGTCTCATCTGGAAATGGAATCGCAAACTTTAGGAAGGACTTGCTCAGACTGTTTGGCTGATCACCAACTCTCAAACCTAGAAGACAAG GGGAAAATGACCGATTCTTCTGCAAGAAAAGATGGGCGAGTTCTTGATGCCAAG ACGCTAAGGCGTTTGGCTCAGAACAGGGAGGCAGCGAAGAAGAGCCGgttgaggaagaag GCGTATGTGCAGCAACTGGAGTTCAGTAGAATTAAGCTTCATCAGACAGAGCAAGAGCTCGAGAGAGCAAGATCGCAG GGTCTCTTAGCAGTTGCAGCAGGCAGATCAAATGAAGCTACCGATTCCG TTTCAGGTACTGCTGCTGCTGCGTTCGACGTGGAGTACGGGCGGTGGCAGGAGGAGGAATGCCGGCGGATGGGGGAGCTCCGGGCGGCGGTGCAGGCTCGGTTTCCCGATGTGAGTCTAGGCGTGATGTTGGATGAGTGGGTGGCGCACTACGACAAGCTGTTCCAGTTGAAGGCAGGCGTGGCGAGGGCCGACCCGATCCACCTCTTGAACGGAGCTTGGAGGACTCCGGCGGAGCGCTGCTTTCTCTGGATCGGTGGTTTCCGGCCTTCTGAACTTCTCAAA ATGGTGGTGCCTGTGGTGGATCCGTTGACGGAGCAGCAGGTGATTGCGATGTACAACCTGCAGCTGTCGTCGCATCAAGCGGAGGAGGCTCTGTCGCTGGGACTCCACCAGCTCCAGCGCTCCTTAGCAGAGACGGTGGCCTGCGGGGGCGGCGGTGCGGCTGCTTCCCTCAGCGTCGATGTCGGCATTTACACGAGCTTCATGGGTATCGCATTAGGACAGCTGGCAAACCTCGAAGGATTCATCCgccag GCTGACAATTTGAGACAGCAAACATTGCATCAACTGCGTTGCAATCTAACCATGAGACAGGCAACACAGTGTTTCCTTTCAATCGGAGAGTATTATGCTCGTCTACGTGCTCTTAGCTCACTGTGGATTTCTCGTCCTCGAGA GAACTTGATAGGAAATGATAGTGTTGGCTCTACCTCAACAGGTAGCCTGAAAATTGCTTATCGTTCACAGCACAATCATTTCTCAACCTATTGA
- the LOC122042849 gene encoding transcription factor TGA2.1-like isoform X3, giving the protein MTMRIVEFLLVCLSVPEKNQLLFSKSSSLMVFHMVQEGGEIWMENYRVGEAEPLTRALPDGAQSAITPASVKFFDQEAAAYFGQLEEDLVQGVEYMRETEDRNSLFWRRPPTLEIFPSWPMRESLQSARSTDSGSAQNTESHLEMESQTLGRTCSDCLADHQLSNLEDKGKMTDSSARKDGRVLDAKTLRRLAQNREAAKKSRLRKKAYVQQLEFSRIKLHQTEQELERARSQGLLAVAAGRSNEATDSVSGTAAAAFDVEYGRWQEEECRRMGELRAAVQARFPDVSLGVMLDEWVAHYDKLFQLKAGVARADPIHLLNGAWRTPAERCFLWIGGFRPSELLKMVVPVVDPLTEQQVIAMYNLQLSSHQAEEALSLGLHQLQRSLAETVACGGGGAAASLSVDVGIYTSFMGIALGQLANLEGFIRQADNLRQQTLHQLRCNLTMRQATQCFLSIGEYYARLRALSSLWISRPRENLIGNDSVGSTSTGSLKIAYRSQHNHFSTY; this is encoded by the exons ATGACCATGAGAATTGTCGAATTCTTGCTTGTTTGTCTCTCTGTGCCTGAAAAGAATCAGTTGCTATTTTCCAAGAGCTCATCtctcatggtg TTTCATATGGTGCAGGAAGGAGGAGAGATTTGGATGGAAAATTACAGAGTTGGTGAAGCTGAACCTTTAACCAGGGCTCTTCCTGATGGAGCTCAGAGCGCCATAACTCCAGCTTCAGTTAAATTCTT TGATCAGGAAGCAGCTGCCTACTTTGGGCAATTGGAGGAGGATCTGGTGCAGGGAGTAGAATACATGAGAGAAACTGAAGACAGAAACT CTTTGTTCTGGAGAAGACCCCCAACCCTAGAGatcttcccttcgtggccaatGAGA GAAAGTTTACAGTCAGCAAGAAGCACTGATTCTGGCTCAGCTCAAAACACAGAGTCTCATCTGGAAATGGAATCGCAAACTTTAGGAAGGACTTGCTCAGACTGTTTGGCTGATCACCAACTCTCAAACCTAGAAGACAAG GGGAAAATGACCGATTCTTCTGCAAGAAAAGATGGGCGAGTTCTTGATGCCAAG ACGCTAAGGCGTTTGGCTCAGAACAGGGAGGCAGCGAAGAAGAGCCGgttgaggaagaag GCGTATGTGCAGCAACTGGAGTTCAGTAGAATTAAGCTTCATCAGACAGAGCAAGAGCTCGAGAGAGCAAGATCGCAG GGTCTCTTAGCAGTTGCAGCAGGCAGATCAAATGAAGCTACCGATTCCG TTTCAGGTACTGCTGCTGCTGCGTTCGACGTGGAGTACGGGCGGTGGCAGGAGGAGGAATGCCGGCGGATGGGGGAGCTCCGGGCGGCGGTGCAGGCTCGGTTTCCCGATGTGAGTCTAGGCGTGATGTTGGATGAGTGGGTGGCGCACTACGACAAGCTGTTCCAGTTGAAGGCAGGCGTGGCGAGGGCCGACCCGATCCACCTCTTGAACGGAGCTTGGAGGACTCCGGCGGAGCGCTGCTTTCTCTGGATCGGTGGTTTCCGGCCTTCTGAACTTCTCAAA ATGGTGGTGCCTGTGGTGGATCCGTTGACGGAGCAGCAGGTGATTGCGATGTACAACCTGCAGCTGTCGTCGCATCAAGCGGAGGAGGCTCTGTCGCTGGGACTCCACCAGCTCCAGCGCTCCTTAGCAGAGACGGTGGCCTGCGGGGGCGGCGGTGCGGCTGCTTCCCTCAGCGTCGATGTCGGCATTTACACGAGCTTCATGGGTATCGCATTAGGACAGCTGGCAAACCTCGAAGGATTCATCCgccag GCTGACAATTTGAGACAGCAAACATTGCATCAACTGCGTTGCAATCTAACCATGAGACAGGCAACACAGTGTTTCCTTTCAATCGGAGAGTATTATGCTCGTCTACGTGCTCTTAGCTCACTGTGGATTTCTCGTCCTCGAGA GAACTTGATAGGAAATGATAGTGTTGGCTCTACCTCAACAGGTAGCCTGAAAATTGCTTATCGTTCACAGCACAATCATTTCTCAACCTATTGA